A single Plasmodium knowlesi strain H genome assembly, chromosome: 13 DNA region contains:
- a CDS encoding ABC transporter G family member 2, putative, which produces MEAPTKDVPTKDVPTKDVPTKDVPTKDVPTKNVPTKDVPTPYDKIKYEFSDVKYTVDHGKLEILHGIKGILLPQTITVIMGPSGSGKTTLLNILSMKVTEGVEGKFLINDSNRSKSIKSYMGYVLQDDYFFSRLTVYETIEFTAKLKLDIRDKGKLRELVHSVLDIMSLTHVKDTIVGDAFVRGISGGQRKRLSIANEILSNPPLLLMDEPTSGLDSSSALSLVECIQRIATISNTTIISSLHQPSSQVFGKFDRLIAITNGYIIYHGKTTHLSKYLKKVGFICPYGWNIADYLMDVLCNIKYESILLENYNKYLRYDKEVGYYMDIDSIDNQVIHDDYDSLLAKEGNESKDLQSNNKSPLLIRKNTSKISIQEINNAREQDLEKLKAVEVLISLQEKKTPYIRQNFFLFTRGLKKIIIDEITIVKVIDLVVILTLFGFLWSKTFKKDTEDGIIDTIGAIFFILSYWTFYPAYLSLYSFPSEREVIAKERNMKTFQVSNYFFSKLFVEFIFFFTLIAFWILITHLILYGTLKLGVYVSYVLVTLLNALISSSLGYFISTLFDNFSKAVSFLSVVLLTMTLTNGFYVEIAKLQVPFRYLQWLSYQTYSASVLAKIKFDNALIQCSEDNLSTVCQTVGSFPGNVIIEKRFATLHISYSVFMLISFYVVIKAATYASLRWSHALRMK; this is translated from the coding sequence ATGGAGGCCCCGACGAAGGATGTCCCAACGAAGGATGTCCCAACGAAGGATGTCCCAACGAAGGATGTCCCAACGAAGGATGTACCCACGAAGAATGTACCCACGAAGGATGTACCCACTCCGTACGACAAAATAAAGTACGAGTTTTCCGACGTGAAGTACACTGTTGATCATGGGAAGTTGGAAATTCTTCACGGAATAAAGGGCATCCTCCTTCCCCAAACGATCACAGTGATAATGGGCCCCAGTGGAAGCGGGAAGACAACTCTGCTGAATATTCTGTCAATGAAAGTGACGGAGGGcgtggaaggaaaattccTTATTAACGACAGCAACAGGAGCAAGAGTATAAAGAGCTATATGGGATACGTTCTGCAGGATGATTACTTCTTCTCAAGATTAACAGTATACGAAACGATAGAGTTTACCGCCAAACTGAAATTAGACATTAGAGATAAGGGAAAGTTACGGGAATTGGTTCACTCGGTGTTGGATATAATGAGCCTAACCCATGTAAAGGATACCATAGTAGGGGATGCCTTTGTAAGAGGAATAAGTGGAggacaaagaaaaaggcTCTCCATTGCAAATGAAATTTTGtcgaacccacctttactCCTCATGGATGAACCAACAAGTGGACTAGACTCATCATCAGCTTTATCCTTAGTAGAGTGCATTCAGAGAATAGCTACCATTTCGAATACAACCATCATATCGTCTCTTCATCAGCCAAGTAGTCAAGTATTCGGGAAATTCGATAGGCTCATCGCAATAACTAATGGGTACATAATATATCATGGGAAGACAACACATTTAAGTaagtatttaaaaaaggttGGCTTCATCTGTCCTTACGGGTGGAATATCGCAGACTACCTCATGGACGTATTATGCAACATAAAATACGAATCCATCTTGTTGGAGAATTATAATAAGTATCTTCGTTATGACAAGGAAGTAGGTTACTACATGGACATCGACTCCATTGATAATCAAGTTATCCATGATGATTACGATTCCTTATTAgctaaggaaggaaatgagaGTAAGGATCTACAAAGCAACAACAAATCACCACTCTTGATACGGAAAAACACTTCAAAAATTTCTATacaagaaataaacaacgcAAGGGAACAGGATTTGGAAAAGCTGAAAGCAGTAGAAGTGTTAATCTCtttgcaagaaaaaaaaacgccataTATTAGACAgaacttttttctgttcacaagaggattgaaaaaaataataattgatGAAATAACGATAGTGAAGGTTATCGACTTGGTTGTTATTCTAACCTTGTTTGGTTTTCTATGGTCAAAAACATTTAAGAAGGATACAGAAGATGGAATCATTGATACTATTGGGgccattttctttattctatCTTACTGGACATTCTACCCGGCTTATCTATCCTTGTACTCCTTCCCTTCAGAGAGAGAAGTCATAGCCAAAGAGAGGAATATGAAAACGTTCCAAGTGAgcaactattttttttccaaactgTTTgtagaatttatttttttcttcacactAATTGCCTTTTGGATTTTAATTACACATCTCATTTTATACGGGACGCTGAAATTAGGTGTGTATGTAAGTTATGTGCTGGTAACATTATTGAATGCACTCATCAGTAGTTCACTGGGGTACTTTATATCTACtctttttgataattttagCAAGGCTGTTAGTTTTCTTTCTGTTGTTTTACTAACCATGACACTTACGAATGGGTTTTATGTAGAGATAGCGAAATTGCAAGTACCGTTTAGATACCTCCAATGGTTGTCTTACCAAACATACTCCGCCTCAGTGCTAGCTAAAATCAAGTTCGATAACGCACTTATTCAATGCTCGGAGGATAACCTTTCCACTGTCTGCCAAACGGTGGGATCTTTTCCAGGCAACGTCATCATAGAGAAGCGGTTTGCTACGTTGCACATTTCGTATTCCGTCTTCATGCTCATCAGCTTCTACGTGGTGATCAAGGCGGCAACGTACGCGTCGTTGCGTTGGTCGCATGCTCTCAGGATGAAGTGA
- a CDS encoding MORN repeat protein, putative: protein MSQIVYLDEKKTRGRYTYPNGNVYIGEFKNEKFHGQGTLAFKDKGEYRGTWANGKLVRGQYYYSDGLEYEERWKYLVDSPYFFNEEINKDEIILKEEKTNAFLDDIYDIGDGYCKVKESLVYRFSDDKLVRQVNAREKSWIENHCSKC, encoded by the exons ATGTCGCAAATCGTATACTTGGACGAGAAGAAAACGAGGGGGAGGTATACCTACCCGAATGGAAACGTGTACATCGGCGAATTTAAGAATGAGAAGTTTCATGGACAAG GTACCTTAGCCTTTAAAGACAAGGGGGAATACAGAGGGACCTGGGCTAACGGAAAACTTGTCCGGGGCCAGTACTACTATAGCGACGGATTGGAGTATGAGGAGAGGTGGAAATACCTCGTGGACTCTCCCTATTTTTTCAACGAAGAAATTAACAAGGacgaaattattttaaaagaagaaaaaacgaatgcCTTCTTGGATGATATTTACGACATTG GCGACGGGTACTGCAAAGTTAAGGAGAGTCTCGTGTACAGGTTTTCAGATGACAAGCTAGTCAGGCAGGTGAACGCGCGGGAGAAGAGCTGGATCGAAAACCACTGCTCGAAGTGTTAG
- a CDS encoding 60S ribosomal protein L21, putative, producing the protein MGGKSKGKRSGTRYKFSKKFRKHGECTANKFLENINYGDYVDIVCDSTQQKGMPFNFYHGRTGKVFHITKRGVGVLVNKRVKHRIIQKKVCVRIEHVRKSRCNEDFKLRKEKNAELIKEAKLKKEFISIKRQPEGPKPAAMIKVPPTKIITVEPLPFYEEY; encoded by the coding sequence atgggaggcAAATCGAAAGGAAAGAGATCTGGCACGAGGTATaagttttcaaaaaaattcagaaaacATGGAGAATGCACAGCGAACAAATTTTTGGAGAATATCAACTACGGAGATTATGTAGATATTGTATGTGACTCGACTCAACAGAAAGGTATGCCATTCAACTTCTACCATGGACGAACAGGAAAAGTATTTCACATTACCAAAAGAGGTGTCGGAGTCTTGGTGAACAAGAGAGTTAAGCACCGAATTATACAGAAGAAGGTTTGTGTTCGAATTGAACATGTTCGTAAATCAAGATGTAATGAAGATTTCAAattgagaaaagaaaaaaatgctgaaCTCATTAAGGAAGCCAAactgaaaaaagaatttatttCAATTAAGAGGCAACCAGAGGGACCTAAACCCGCGGCCATGATCAAAGTGCCCCCCACCAAAATTATCACCGTCGAGCCGTTGCCCTTCTATGAGGAGTATTAG
- a CDS encoding protein arginine N-methyltransferase 1, putative, which produces MANRHNKMNQNKLEMREGVFNEKGGKGNTWDKEPKGFSAEELQSFFTTWRKFCKEKINEVGERKNFLVFDKEKDLDSGNTEYFNSYNYIHIHEDMIKDEVRTRTYYDAIKKNEHLIKDKIVLDVGCGTGILSFFAAMSGAKHVYSIEKSNIIYTALKIRDENNLTEKITFLKGLAEEIELPVDKVDIIISEWMGYCLLYENMLDTVLYCRDKWLKEGGLLFPDKAYMYIAGIEDSLYREEKFDFWRNCYNLNYTSVLPILKEEVVIDYVDKNFIVTDTCCILKLDLNTCTKDDLSFASPFRLKMTKRDYLHALVIWFDVSFSGCHTEISFTTGPYGGHTHWKQIVLYTDHVLTVEKHEVLRGMFALRKNAKNKRHIDMKLHYVFEGVHTRARATQFFNIS; this is translated from the coding sequence ATGGCGAACAGgcacaacaaaatgaaccaGAACAAGTTGGAAATGAGGGAGGGCGTATTCAACGAAAAGGGAGGCAAGGGCAACACCTGGGACAAGGAACCCAAGGGGTTTAGCGCAGAGGAGTTGCAAAGCTTTTTCACCacatggagaaaattctgtaaagaaaaaataaacgaagtaggagagagaaaaaacttTCTCGTATTTGACAAGGAGAAGGATCTGGATAGCGGAAACACTGAGTACTTTAACTCCTACAACTATATCCATATACATGAGGACATGATAAAGGATGAAGTGAGGACAAGGACTTATTATGATGCCATTAAGAAGAACGAGCATTTGATTAAAGACAAAATAGTGTTAGACGTGGGATGCGGAACTGGAATCCTCTCCTTCTTTGCTGCAATGTCGGGTGCAAAGCATGTGTACAGTATCGAAAAGAGTAACATCATCTATACAGCGTTAAAAATTAGGGACGAAAATAATTTAACGGAGAAAATAACCTTCTTGAAGGGACTGGCTGAGGAAATCGAGCTACCCGTCGACAAGGTAGACATAATAATATCAGAATGGATGGGTTATTGCCTCTTGTACGAAAATATGCTCGATACGGTTCTTTACTGTAGAGACAAATGGCTAAAGGAGGGAGGATTACTCTTTCCTGATAAagcatacatgtacattgCTGGAATTGAAGATAGTTTATatagggaggaaaaatttgACTTCTGGAGAAATTGCTACAACTTAAATTACACTTCAGTGTTGCCAATattgaaggaagaagttgtTATAGATTATGTagacaaaaattttattgTTACTGATACATGCTGTATACTAAAATTGGACTTAAACACATGCACAAAAGACGATTTATCCTTTGCATCCCCCTTTAGATTAAAAATGACCAAACGGGATTATTTGCATGCACTGGTCATATGGTTTGATGTTTCATTTTCTGGATGCCACACGGAGATCAGCTTTACCACTGGACCGTACGGAGGGCACACACACTGGAAACAGATCGTGTTATATACGGATCACGTGCTCACTGTGGAGAAGCACGAGGTACTTCGCGGCATGTTTGCGCTCAGGAAAAATGCCAAGAATAAGAGGCACATCGATATGAAGCTGCACTACGTTTTTGAAGGCGTCCACACGCGCGCGCGCGCCACGCAGTTTTTCAACATAAGCTGA
- a CDS encoding phosphoenolpyruvate carboxylase, putative — protein MEDEANVKGKCTQGDSHGRNDNPQHDVQHGPKDDHLNDHLNDRSDERLDDAWYQVEGGDRSGERKLKFLIEGKMVETKNAVDFIKPLKDDIKALDFLLFDMLKDNLPNKLFETLCTIHDLSEKYSENQTQENFNSLKSSIYNLDDEYLGTIVNAFGHMCILSNFAEWAHRGRRRKAFDMSFTPNERIYGSVYETLKGTFHMLMKSGFDINEIYEQLCNQTIDFVLTTHPTQAIRTSLLKNYIQLAELLLKLDNTDKELYKKKILYDNLKTYLLAAWKTDVIRRIKPTPIDEAISLVDIVENCIFYRIPNIIRYIDNVFYEYNLPPLKLESKICLFSSWAGGDRDGNPFVLPETTRYVCYMNKIRGCELFIPMVEKLIRDLTLHHCTEHFKTYVKLLEDEVSQYIFDKDKKYLAQKFLWFSPFSKTNKNEIYRSALLVVWAKLKSTVQVYKALISHQPVDTNFEKLMFHSSEEFEEILMECYKSLTDSGNALIAEGYLKDVIRNVKIFGLHLMKLDIRQESKKHVEAMDYICEKLQTAKYSLLSEEEKIDFLTKILQSNRPLIPKNIEQEEDVPNDFLNVIKTFDVCSQIEESALGAYIVSMCNHASDILLVEVFQKELKKNAKRKTQRVVPLLETIQSLQMSCTILENLIQNPWYRTHLRTHFDNKQEVMIGYSDSGKDGGRFTSAWELFKAQEKLVQIGKQYSVEVRFFHGRGGSVSRGGGPQHLAILSQPINTIKNYLRVTIQGEVITQNFCLKGMMLRSIETYISALLKCSLLKNTVSVKDEWRELMDEMSEITTKEYRQVVYENKDFVNYFRCATPQIEIGKLNLGSRPSKRKQGNVESLRAIPWVFSWTQNRMHLPVWLGIEKLYDHLIKKEKLWLIQDMYKNWPFCTSFFNLISMVMAKASLQITEEYDILVPEELKYIGIMLREKLKKAMELTALVTNEKIFCDNDILTKRSIESRTKWVVVCNLIQIQALKRLRERQREWELAQGKDLSKKNSDTPTGEEQQIPIQSAHPNNDPIAPDDSPLTPIQGHTNDEEHKLNNSLTKDEMDNQYGGAISRKKSKRIHSYLSRKKSKLIKNPKYHPLLEPYSSAYIQSEGDNDFFLEDLGDMDLSYGRPSSKSNDSTYDEVTKTYIDYTSLNDALIVSIKAIAAGMQNTG, from the coding sequence CAAGGGGATAGCCATGGTAGGAACGATAACCCGCAACATGATGTGCAACATGGCCCGAAGGATGACCATTTGAATGACCATTTGAATGATCGTTCGGATGAACGTTTGGATGATGCATGGTACCAGGTCGAGGGGGGAGACCGCTCCGGGGAGAGGAAGCTGAAGTTCCTCatcgaaggaaaaatggtGGAGACGAAAAATGCAGTAGATTTCATAAAGCCCCTGAAGGACGACATCAAGGCACTAGACTTCCTCCTGTTCGACATGCTCAAAGATAACTTGCCGAATAAGTTGTTCGAAACCTTATGTACCATCCACGACTTATCCGAAAAATATAGCGAAAATCAAACACAGGAAAATTTCAACTCCTTAAAAAGTTCTATATACAATTTAGATGATGAATATCTAGGAACAATTGTGAATGCCTTTGGGCACATGTGTATTTTATCGAACTTTGCAGAATGGGCTCATagaggaaggaggagaaaagccTTCGACATGTCATTCACCCCGAATGAAAGAATATATGGGTCGGTGTATGAGACACTAAAAGGAACATTCCATATGTTGATGAAGAGTGGTTTTGATATTAACGAAATTTATGAGCAACTATGTAATCAGACAATAGATTTTGTATTGACTACTCATCCAACACAAGCCATTCGAACAtcacttttaaaaaactaCATACAGCTAGCTGAACTGCTACTAAAGTTGGATAACACAGATAAAGAATtgtacaagaaaaaaatcttGTATGATAATTTGAAAACATATTTACTAGCCGCATGGAAAACAGATGTAATCCGAAGGATTAAGCCCACACCCATAGATGAAGCCATTTCGTTAGTCGACATAGTGGAGAATTGTATCTTCTACAGAATTCCTAACATTATCAGGTATATAGATAATGTCTTTTACGAATATAATTTGCCCCCACTAAAGTTGGAATCAAAAATTTGTCTTTTCTCCTCATGGGCAGGAGGTGACAGAGATGGAAATCCATTCGTTCTACCAGAAACTACTAGATACGTTTGCTacatgaacaaaataagGGGATGTGAGTTGTTCATTCCAATGGTAGAAAAACTTATCAGAGATTTAACTCTCCATCATTGCACTGAACATTTTAAAACATATGTGAAGCTCCTTGAAGATGAAGTCTctcaatatatttttgataAAGATAAGAAGTACCTAGCGCAGAAATTCCTGTGGTTTTCTCCCTTCTCCAAAACTAACAAAAACGAAATATATAGGAGCGCTCTTCTAGTCGTCTGGGCTAAACTCAAAAGTACCGTACAAGTGTACAAGGCTCTCATTTCCCACCAACCCGTGGAtacaaattttgaaaaattaatgtTTCATAGTTCAGAGGAGTTTGAGGAAATACTCATGGAGTGCTACAAGAGTCTGACCGATTCTGGAAATGCTCTCATTGCTGAAGGGTATCTAAAAGATGTTATTCGGAATGTTAAAATATTTGGTCTGCATCTAATGAAGTTGGACATTAGACAAGAATCAAAGAAACACGTTGAAGCCATGGATTACATCTGTGAGAAGCTACAAACTGCAAAGTACTCCCTCCTAtctgaggaggaaaaaatagatttCCTTACAAAGATACTTCAATCCAACAGACCATTAATACCGAAAAATATAGAACAGGAGGAAGATGTTCCAAACGATTTCCTAAACGTGATAAAAACATTTGATGTATGTTCGCAAATTGAGGAAAGCGCACTAGGTGCATACATTGTGTCCATGTGTAACCACGCATCGGATATCCTACTAGTGGAAGTTTTTCAAAaggaactgaaaaaaaatgcaaagagaaaaacacaAAGAGTTGTTCCTCTGTTGGAAACTATCCAGTCTCTCCAGATGTCTTGTACCATATTGGAAAACTTAATTCAGAACCCATGGTATAGAACCCATTTGAGAACCCATTTTGATAACAAGCAAGAAGTTATGATTGGCTACTCCGATTCTGGAAAAGATGGAGGCAGATTCACATCTGCTTGGGAATTATTTAAAGCACAGGAAAAACTTGTACAAATAGGAAAGCAGTACTCTGTGGAGGTGCGCTTTTTTCATGGCAGAGGAGGTAGCGTCAGTAGAGGAGGAGGACCACAACATTTAGCTATTCTTTCACAACCAATCAATACTATAAAAAACTACCTTAGAGTAACTATACAAGGGGAAGTAATCACCCAAAATTTCTGCCTAAAGGGAATGATGTTACGCTCCATAGAAACTTATATCAGTGCACTCCTCAAATGCTCTCTCTTAAAAAATACAGTTTCGGTAAAGGACGAATGGAGAGAACTCATGGATGAAATGAGTGAAATCACCACAAAAGAGTACAGACAGGTAGTGTATGAAAATAAAGATTTTGTGAACTACTTCAGATGTGCAACCCCACAGATAGAAATAGGAAAACTGAATTTAGGATCAAGACCATCGAAGAGAAAACAAGGAAATGTAGAATCACTCAGAGCAATTCCTTGGGTTTTCTCTTGGACACAGAACCGAATGCATCTACCTGTATGGCTTGGCatagaaaaattatatgaccatctcataaaaaaagaaaaattgtggCTCATCCAAGATATGTACAAGAACTGGCCTTTCTGCACTAGTTTCTTTAACCTTATCAGTATGGTTATGGCAAAGGCAAGTTTGCAAATAACGGAGGAGTATGACATTCTGGTTCCTGAGGAATTAAAATACATTGGTATCATGCTTAGGGAGAAATTGAAGAAGGCAATGGAACTAACTGCTCTCGTTACGAATGAGAAGATATTCTGTGACAACGACATACTTACCAAGCGTTCCATAGAGAGCAGAACCAAATGGGTTGTGGTCTGCAATTTGATTCAGATACAGGCTCTTAAGCGACTTCGGGAGAGGCAGCGCGAGTGGGAGTTGGCACAGGGGAAGGATCTCTCTAAAAAGAATAGTGACACGCCCACaggagaagaacaacaaaTACCTATCCAAAGCGCCCACCCGAACAATGACCCCATCGCACCAGACGATAGTCCACTTACCCCGATACAGGGACACACGAACGATGAAGAACACAAGTTAAACAATTCATTGACGAAGGATGAGATGGATAACCAATATGGAGGTGCCATCagtcgaaaaaaaagtaagcgCATTCATTCATACTtgagcaggaaaaaaagcaaattaattaaaaaccCCAAGTACCATCCTTTGCTTGAACCATACTCCTCCGCCTACATACAAAGTGAGGGAGACAATGACTTCTTTTTAGAGGATCTAGGGGATATGGATCTGTCCTATGGAAGGCCCTCCTCCAAATCGAACGATAGTACATATGATGAGGTTACGAAAACCTACATTGATTACACCTCCCTGAATGATGCCCTCATAGTGTCCATCAAGGCCATAGCCGCGGGCATGCAGAACACGGGCTAG
- a CDS encoding transcription factor BTF3, putative, whose product MDKISPEILAARAKLKEKMGGNLRQIGGKGSARRKIKKVHKNSMSNEKKINLILKKIGASYFGDVDEICIYKAGDTYMEFKKPKLSASLQSNTYVVTGKFTEQKIDINKIFEGLKGNKNVDMNLLEKIKNDPNIKNLLNKENNGNAKKEDAVEESADVPDLVENFEEVSKEEEK is encoded by the coding sequence ATGGACAAAATATCGCCGGAAATTTTAGCCGCCAGGGCAAAGCTGAAGGAGAAGATGGGAGGAAACCTGAGACAAATCGGTGGCAAAGGAAgtgcaaggagaaaaataaaaaaggtcCATAAAAATTCCATGTccaatgagaagaaaataaatttaattttaaaaaaaatcggTGCCTCCTACTTCGGGGATGTTGACGAGATTTGTATTTACAAAGCAGGAGATACATACATGGAGTTTAAGAAGCCAAAGCTCTCTGCGTCCTTGCAGTCCAACACCTATGTCGTCACGGGAAAATTcacagaacaaaaaattgatataaacaaaatattcGAGGGACtcaaaggaaacaaaaatgtagatATGAATCttctggaaaaaattaaaaatgaccCCAACATAAAAAACCTACTCAACAAGGAAAACAACGGAAATGCGAAAAAGGAGGATGCTGTGGAGGAATCCGCTGATGTCCCAGACCTCGTAGAAAATTTTGAGGAAGTATCcaaagaggaggagaagtaA
- a CDS encoding dynein intermediate chain, putative — translation MIDYYHCYTKKRSDIGQACGFTKSKSQVIGRIEPNRELQKKYMFKENIYYSDENVKKRSECYVNIESVKLQNKFFYHNEGGWTKDIDISDQQNKIKYVKRLDKDINTINSVKILMNETTRIINKNNSIGIYKEYFQDEDEAEEEFKIKSMLVIKDKARKYSRYVTSIKWPTDSSHKLAISYCVNNYKEILNDSPKNCLLYNLNEINNPYQILFSKTFIKCLRFNHKNSDLLLAGSYDGTVNLWDLRKKNTLCESSSNHASHKNIVQDVIWLQTKTNNHCLSVSNDGLCLIWDIRNFNEHIESFSLHKDSGEVCHLVETTNLDASSMKNSHGGVDINQFVTQTANLPGMGENGVINKSLPTTDTGIADGAGNSITLSPPSASLCYSANCLEWNLEAGPSKILVGTDEGYVLSLSKRQAKNLEMLQKYGASNEKHLSSITSIKRIPINLKYFLSTDKWGFNIWSEDIKFPIISNYYDECVINKGLWITDSSFFILARKDGYLDFWNLLYNFNEPIIQHKVCNSSITEIDGHLNNKYISVGNDLGDTHILKLGSTFCKNTSEEKNALDQLFERESKREKNLEYIRKQLNCFRKKRECLNMQDVSISDVVVEDTQREYESLL, via the coding sequence ATGATCGACTACTACCATTGCtacacgaaaaaaaggagcgaCATCGGGCAGGCATGCGGGTTCACCAAGTCCAAGAGCCAAGTAATCGGGCGAATAGAGCCAAACAGAGAGCTCCAGAAGAAATACATGTtcaaggaaaatatatactacagtgatgaaaatgtaaaaaaacgCAGTGAGTGTTACGTAAACATAGAAAGCGTGAAACTACAAAACAAATTCTTCTACCACAACGAAGGAGGATGGACCAAAGACATAGATATCAGTGACCagcagaacaaaataaaatatgtgaaAAGATTAGACAAAGACATAAACACAATTAACAGTGTAAAAATCTTAATGAATGAAACGACAAGAattattaacaaaaataatagcATAGGTATTTACaaagaatattttcaagATGAGGACGAAGCGGAGgaagaatttaaaataaaatctaTGCTAGTCATTAAAGACAAAGCTAGAAAATACTCCAGGTATGTTACCTCCATCAAATGGCCAACAGACAGTAGCCATAAATTAGCTATCTCCTACTGTGTAAATAATtataaagaaattttaaatgacTCTCCAAAAAATTGTCTACTATATaatttaaatgaaataaataatccATACCAAATATTATTCTCCAAAACGTTTATAAAATGTTTGAGGTTTAACCACAAGAATTCAGATCTCCTTCTTGCTGGGTCATACGATGGTACAGTGAATCTGTGGGATTTACGAAAGAAGAATACGTTATGTGAATCCTCTTCCAATCATGCTAGTCACAAAAATATCGTGCAAGATGTTATCTGGTTACAGACGAAGACAAATAACCACTGCTTATCTGTATCCAATGATGGGCTCTGTTTGATATGGGACATACGAAATTTTAATGAGCATATCGAATCATTTTCCTTGCACAAAGACAGCGGAGAGGTTTGTCACCTCGTGGAGACCACCAACTTGGACGCCTCATCGATGAAGAATTCCCATGGAGGTGTAGACATCAACCAGTTCGTTACTCAAACGGCGAATCTTCCAGGGATGGGTGAAAATGGGGTGATAAATAAATCGCTCCCCACGACAGACACGGGTATTGCAGATGGTGCAGGAAACTCAATTACCCTCTCCCCTCCCTCTGCTAGCCTTTGCTACAGCGCGAACTGTCTGGAATGGAACTTGGAGGCGGGTCCATCGAAAATACTCGTTGGCACGGATGAAGGATATGTTCTCTCCCTTTCCAAGAGACAAGCAAAAAATCTAGAGATGCTCCAAAAGTATGGAGCgtcaaatgaaaaacattTGTCCAGCATTACCAGTATCAAACGAATTccaataaatttaaaatattttctttccacaGATAAGTGGGGTTTTAATATATGGTCAGAAGATATTAAGTTCCCAATAATTTCGAATTATTACGATGAGTGCGTTATTAATAAAGGATTGTGGATTACcgactcttccttcttcatcttgGCAAGGAAGGATGGCTACCTGGATTTTTGGAACCTCCTTTACAATTTCAATGAACCTATTATTCAGCACAAAGTTTGTAATTCATCCATCACAGAAATAGATGGACACCTTAACAATAAATACATTTCTGTTGGCAATGACCTGGGAGATACTCACATCTTAAAGTTGGGGTCCACCTTCTGTAAAAATACcagtgaggagaaaaatgcctTAGATCAACTGTTTGAGAGAGAGTccaagagggaaaaaaatttggagtaCATCCGAAAGCAACTCAATTGTTTTCGAAAGAAACGCGAGTGCCTCAACATGCAGGATGTGTCCATATCGGATGTCGTGGTAGAGGACACGCAGCGCGAGTATGAGTCTCTGTTGTGA